In a genomic window of Seriola aureovittata isolate HTS-2021-v1 ecotype China chromosome 11, ASM2101889v1, whole genome shotgun sequence:
- the LOC130177117 gene encoding sterile alpha motif domain-containing protein 9-like, which produces MADQKNGVENLTSNIKQCHSEETVESADDSGNARDEQETNTPGRPCKPYPFCRYHDTNRYMENNIFDIIESGASDLIEPCHEYKGFNNTPDEFKMIKFTDEVIRFGAACMNSRTNGTIHFAIGDEPNFTHGQVLGVVVKDKEAYEKALRPAIDDCFEYKHKAAAQRCIRPVRFVGVLNKNQTSSDKCVIEVDIVPDSTICEEKIYHTFNNTKKVKKKAKDKKTVKTETNQSKQFYVRDGGSSSDLLAPTTSAKPMEEYNKFVDNMQQRSQLRKQAEETYLAVTKENYQGSTLIEMITGGSLSLDKSHFERYVIVTNKAHSSQFESLGFLVELNPTAVLDFDPETAKDGLECHFKQQSPVSVHLPAQYKITGPIEDIANNLKLTRNTSWVCCNGGIENEAPSDIDQWLMDKGTSVRNVISFLCRKDVLPNKRFLVIFLLCSTVSEKIDPLVETFSTFCQELGGTDQIFCICDNKNAFTSWKDLIEARCGIDISDRCIFELSFAEVNGTILSLSSKNRRSIRFLPCGQGSRVLLEKKVERSLNTLEVLCVNQCEGGNEDKTVKEQNFYRGGKVSWWNFYFSEQAERILIKRNKIDFIENKVKQILCSQTNACVLLNLLHVPGCGGTTLAMHTLWAHRDRFRCAILKDNNADLAEVADQVVKLLTYVYKEQLPRVPVMLMIDDFDDMEKVFALQQLIENKCKKKNIQSKSPQVFLLNCMRSESPELTGTTKDTVQIILKNELSDEEQKKFSLKVTFYAFMLTKKNLKPEYIENVVHNTLRSFNINQKHSQLLAVLTLLNAYCEDASLPVSLCQEFLSLHPKPILGTGSVQERFEEFSNLICCTTVKGEVGKRAVKMIHPNFAKRCLQELETTHKITKADITNLLLTTEEFYENTDGRGKLWQDVYYILMGRHLVKEASPIHLCIQPLIEVFKFQYLKSALAKLKPTKTSRLIQDIQSETPGLVEMVLLNALERFPNDANIAQLLDSYLSQSRRIST; this is translated from the exons ATGGCTGACCAAAAG AATGGAGTGGAGAACCTGACATCCAACATAAAGCAATGCCATAGCGAGGAAACTGTAGAGTCTGCGGATGACAGTGGTAATGCCCGCGATgaacaagaaacaaacacacctggaaGACCATGCAAGCCTTATCCATTTTGTAGGTACCATGATACAAACAGATACATGGAGaacaatatttttgatattataGAATCAGGTGCCTCAGACTTGATTGAACCCTGCCATGAGTATAAAGGCTTTAACAATACACcagatgaatttaaaatgatcaaattcaCTGATGAGGTTATTCGCTTCGGAGCTGCCTGCATGAATAGCCGCACCAATGGCACGATACATTTTGCAATAGGGGATGAGCCAAACTTCACTCACGGTCAAGTGTTGGGAGTCGTTGTTAAGGACAAAGAGGCTTATGAAAAGGCATTACGACCTGCCATTGATGATTGTTTTGagtacaaacacaaagcagcagctcaAAGATGCATCAGACCTGTTCGATTTGTTGGGGTTCTCAATAAGAATCAGACATCGTCTGACAAATGTGTGATAGAAGTGGACATAGTTCCTGACTCTACAATCTGTGAAGAAAAGATCTACCACACgttcaacaacacaaaaaaagtgaagaaaaaagcaaaagacaagaaaacagtcaaaactgaaacaaatcaatcaaaacaGTTCTATGTCCGAGATGGTGGTAGCAGCAGCGATCTCCTAGCACCAACCACGTCTGCCAAACCTATGGAGGAGTACAACAAGTTTGTTGACAACATGCAACAACGATCACAGCTCCGAAAACAAGCTGAAGAGACATATCTAGCTGTTACTAAAGAGAATTATCAAGGCAGTACATTAATTGAGATGATAACTGGTGGTTCGCTCTCTTTAGATAAGTCACACTTTGAGCGTTATGTGATAGTAACTAACAAAGCACATTCAAGCCAGTTTGAATCACTAGGGTTTCTTGTAGAACTCAATCCAACAGCAGTTTTGGACTTTGATCCAGAAACAGCTAAAGATGGATTAGAGTGTCACTTCAAACAGCAGAGTCCAGTAAGTGTCCATTTACCAGCACAGTATAAAATCACAGGACCAATTGAGGACATCGCAAACAATTTGAAATTAACTCGAAACACCAGCTGGGTATGCTGCAATGGCGGTATTGAGAATGAGGCACCCTCAGACATAGACCAGTGGTTGATGGACAAGGGAACCTCGGTTCGAAATGTGATTTCTTTCTTGTGTCGGAAAGATGTGCTTCCAAACAAGagattcctcgtcattttctTACTTTGCTCAACGGTGAGTGAGAAGATCGACCCACTTGTTGAGACCTTCAGTACATTTTGTCAGGAGCTCGGAGGCACAGACCAGATCTTTTGTATATGTGATAACAAAAATGCATTTACCTCCTGGAAAGACCTAATCGAGGCTAGGTGCGGAATCGACATCTCTGATAGATGTATATTTGAGCTCAGTTTTGCTGAAGTCAATGGCACTATCCTTAGTCTTTCGTCAAAAAACCGAAGATCCATCCGTTTCCTACCCTGTGGTCAGGGAAGTAGAGTGCTTCTTGAAAAGAAAGTGGAGCGTAGCCTGAACACCTTAGAGGTTCTGTGTGTGAACCAATGTGAAGGTGGAAACGAGGACAAAACTGTCAAAGAGCAGAACTTCTACAGAGGAGGCAAAGTGTCATGGTGGAATTTCTATTTCTCAGAGCAGGCTGAACGAATTCTTATCAAACGAAACAAAATTGACTTCatagaaaataaagttaaacaaaTTTTGTGCTCACAGACAAACGCCTGCGTGTTGTTAAACCTCCTCCATGTACCTGGTTGTGGTGGAACAACTTTGGCCATGCATACTTTATGGGCTCACAGGGACAGATTCCGTTGTGCCATCCTTAAAGACAACAACGCAGACTTGGCTGAAGTAGCAGATCAAGTGGTCAAACTTTTAACGTATGTCTATAAGGAGCAATTACCACGGGTCCCTGTTATGCTGATGATAGATGACTTTGATGATATGGAAAAAGTATTTGCCTTGCAGCAGCTcattgaaaacaaatgtaagaagaaaaacattcagtctAAGTCTCCACAGGTGTTCCTCCTGAACTGCATGAGGTCAGAGTCTCCTGAGCTGACTGGAACAACTAAAGATACTGTACAAATAATCCTTAAAAATGAGCTCTCTGATGAGGAGCAGAAAAAGTTTTCACTAAAAGTAACATTCTATGCATTCATGCTCACGAAGAAGAACTTAAAGCCAGAGTATATTGAGAATGTTGTCCACAACACTCTGAGGAGCTTCAATATCAACCAAAAGCATTCCCAACTCCTGGCTGTTTTAACTCTTTTGAATGCGTACTGTGAGGATgcctctctccctgtgtctctgtgccaGGAATTTCTCAGTTTGCACCCTAAACCCATTTTAGGAACTGGAAGCGTACAAGAAAGATTTGAGGAgttttctaatttaatttgttgtaCTACAGTTAAGGGTGAGGTAGGAAAAAGAGCTGTAAAGATGATCCATCCAAATTTCGCGAAGCGCTGTCTACAGGAACTTGAAACAACTCACAAAATTACAAAGGCCGACATTACCAACCTACTACTGACGACAGAGGAGTTTTATGAGAACACGGATGGCAGAGGAAAACTCTGGCAAGATGTTTACTACATTTTAATGGGTAGACATTTAGTGAAAGAAGCCTCTCCAATCCATTTATGCATCCAGCCATTAATTGAGGTTTTCAAGTTTCAATATCTGAAATCTGCCCTAGCAAagttaaaaccaacaaaaacttCTCGTCTAATTCAAGATATTCAAAGTGAAACTCCAGGGTTGGTAGAGATGGTACTTCTGAATGCATTAGAAAGGTTTCCGAATGATGCCAACATTGCTCAGTTACTAGATTCATACTTGAGCCAAAGTAGGAGGATTTCAACATAA
- the LOC130177684 gene encoding uncharacterized protein LOC130177684: MNSALYQKILKENVRPSVRDLKFKRTCVTQQDNDPKHTSKSTSEWQWMILAAGNIDVDTVRMLSETCKEILDALTVLIMDVVGPQVRARVQENNGLPIMLHERCMNYYCVTEDDIHATLGDSVHLSFVETLGINQDPSITNQLSDLFAVEITRQVNGKLALIKGEESLTEQEEPEHQPEIPESDLKNMVYLIALILKRGTENPESPKEQECSDSSSPDIRSSGEEKELHDFNEEDNTIQSAGISPGESLDAISNFSEGSCQDNMTTIQNVTKDQTDNSASQYNCEGHYPGKVTDVDLSDDDATIESLSVTPERQSADLSDEFPQRDKTFLIVFLGKLVEHTADSTRTSIYDVDIDGILTGLRDRTGGKLHFTLPKKVGKTHIPVYRKLCREFGSARRLQAAMASNDVTFEDTLVKILKAQLQKSSGETSSFMERGRRLFHRRNTRVTPFYEGSDKPASHLEVIDSPLPNTRKRPAIIRMFSFMAKTLRKPFNSCINGSQDD; the protein is encoded by the exons ATGAATTCTGCTCTCTACCAGAAAATCCTGAAGGAGAATGTCCGGCCATCAGTTCGTGATCTTAAGTTCAAGCGCACTTGTGTTACgcagcaggacaatgatccGAAGCACACCAGCAAGTCCACCTCtgaatg GCAATGGATGATTTTGGCAGCTGGGAACATCGATGTAGACACAGTCAGAATGCTGTCCGAAACCTGTAAAGAGATTTTGGACGCATTGACCGTCTTAATCATGGACGTTGTGGGACCTCAGGTCCGTGCCCGGGTACAGGAGAACAACGGCTTACCCATTATGCTTCACGAACG aTGCATGAATTATTACTGTGTGACGGAGGACGATATCCACGCCACCCTCGGGGATTCTGTTCACCTGAGCTTTGTTGAGACACTTGGAATCAATCAGGACCCGTCCATAACCAACCAACTGAGTGACTTGTTTGCAGTAGAGATCACGCGTCAGGTGAACGGAAAACTGGCTCTCATCAAAGGGGAAGAATCTTTGACAGAGCAAGAGGAGCCTGAACATCAGCCAGAAATACCTGAATCTGATCTGAAGAATATGGTTTACCTGATTGCACTGATACTGAAACGTGGAACAGAAAACCCTGAGTCACCAAAAGAACAAGAGTGTTCGGACAGTAGCAGCCCAGACATTCGCTCATCAGGCGAGGAAAAAGAGTTGCATGACTTCAATGAGGAGGATAACACCATCCAATCAGCTGGCATTTCACCAGGGGAGTCACTCGATGCCATCAGTAACTTCTCAGAGGGTTCCTGTCAAGACAACATGACGACGATTCAGAATGTCACTAAGGATCAAACAGACAACTCAGCATCACAGTATAACTGTGAGGGCCACTATCCAGGCAAGGTGACGGATGTTGACTTGAGTGACGACGACGCCACTATTGAATCACTCAGCGTTACACCAGAGAGGCAAAGCGCAGACCTCTCAGATGAGTTTCCACAGCGAGACAAGACCTTTCTCATCGTGTTTCTTGGGAAACTGGTGGAACACACCGCTGACTCCACCAGGACATCAATATACGACGTGGACATCGACGGGATTTTGACAGGTCTGAGAGACAGGACTGGgggaaaattacatttcactCTCCCAAAGAAGGTTGGAAAGACCCACATCCCCGTTTATAGGAAGCTTTGTCGGGAGTTTGGATCTGCGAGGCGGCTGCAGGCTGCCATGGCGTCCAATGACGTGACTTTTGAGGACACCTTGGTGAAGATTTTGAAAGCACAGCTGCAGAAGTCTTCAGGAGAAACCAGCAGCTtcatggagagagggaggaggttatTCCACAGAAGAAACACTAGAGTTACTCCTTTCTATGAGGGGAGTGACAAACCAGCGTCTCACCTTGAGGTCATCGACTCCCCGCTTCCAAACACCAGGAAGCGACCCGCCATCATCAGGATGTTCTCCTTCATGGCCAAGACTCTGAGGAAGCCCTTCAACTCCTGCATCAATGGCTCACAGGATGACTAG